From Ovis aries strain OAR_USU_Benz2616 breed Rambouillet chromosome 21, ARS-UI_Ramb_v3.0, whole genome shotgun sequence, a single genomic window includes:
- the GPR152 gene encoding probable G-protein coupled receptor 152 has protein sequence MPSLIHQVPTPCPVRHWGPQIDTAMEASLGAPGHWPRTELDDEDYPQGGWDTVFLVALLLLGLPANGLMAWLAGSQARQGAGTRLALLLLSLALSDFLFLAAAAFQIMEIQHGGHWPLGTAACRFYYFLWGVSYSSGLFLLATLSLDRCLLALCPRWYPGRRPARLPLWVCAGVWVLATLFSVPWLVFPEAAVWWYDLVICLDFWDSEELPLRMLEILGGFLPFLVLLICHLLTQAAACRPCRRHQPGAPACCGFARVAKTILSAYVVLRLPYQLAQLLYLAFLWDFYPGYLLWEALVYSDYLILLNSCLSPFLCLLASADLRALLHTVLASFAAALCEERPGSFMPAEPQTQVDSEDQMVPGPVAEAQPQVNPTAQPQVNPEAKQQANPEAKQQTNPAAQPRDDNEGPPQLDSGAQSQASPKAQPPGPTTSSAPSACEEASSTPAMDSTLEVPVNLATPAASEGGGPSSAPQEEAPGAGPT, from the coding sequence ATGCCTTCATTGATTCACCAGGTGCCCACTCCATGTCCAGTCAGACACTGGGGACCCCAGATAGACACTGCTATGGAAGCCAGCCTGGGTGCCCCCGGCCACTGGCCCCGCACAGAGCTCGACGACGAGGACTACCCCCAGGGCGGCTGGGACACGGTCTTCCTGGTGGCCCTGCTGCTCCTGGGGCTGCCGGCCAATGGGCTCATGGCGTGGCTGGCTGGCTCACAGGCCCGGCAGGGCGCGGGCACCCGGCTCGCTCTGCTCCTGCTCAGCCTGGCTCTCTCTGACTTCCTGTTCCTGGCAGCAGCAGCCTTCCAGATCATGGAGATCCAGCATGGCGGGCACTGGCCACTGGGGACGGCTGCCTGCCGCTTCTACTATTTCCTCTGGGGGGTGTCCTACTCCTCTGGCCTCTTCCTGCTGGCCACCCTCAGCCTGGACCGCTGCCTGCTGGCGCTGTGCCCTCGCTGGTACCCTGGGCGCCGCCCAGCCCGCCTGCCCCTCTGGGTCTGTGCTGGGGTCTGGGTGCTGGCCACCCTCTTCAGTGTGCCCTGGCTGGTCTTCCCCGAGGCCGCCGTCTGGTGGTATGACCTGGTCATCTGCCTGGACTTCTGGGACAGCGAGGAGCTGCCACTGCGGATGCTGGAGATCCTGGGgggcttccttcctttcctcgTGCTGCTCATCTGCCACCTGCTCACCCAGGCCGCCGCCTGCCGGCCCTGCCGCCGCCACCAGCCTGGGGCCCCGGCCTGCTGCGGCTTCGCCCGCGTGGCCAAGACCATTCTGTCAGCCTACGTGGTCCTGCGGCTGCCCTACCAGCTGGCACAGCTGCTGTACCTGGCCTTCCTGTGGGACTTCTACCCCGGCTACCTGCTCTGGGAGGCCCTGGTCTACTCTGACTACCTGATCCTGCTCAACAGCTGCCTCAGtcccttcctctgcctcctggccAGCGCCGACCTCCGGGCCCTGCTGCACACCGTGCTCGCCTCCTTTGCAGCCGCTCTCTGTGAAGAGAGGCCGGGCAGCTTcatgccagctgagccacagacgCAAGTGGACTCTGAGGATCAGATGGTACCAGGGCCAGTGGCTGAGGCCCAGCCACAAGTGAACCCCACAGCCCAGCCACAAGTGAACCCCGAGGCCAAGCAGCAGGCGAACCCCGAGGCCAAGCAGCAGACGAACCCCGCGGCCCAGCCACGGGACGACAACGAGGGCCCACCCCAGCTGGATTCTGGGGCCCAGTCACAGGCAAGCCCCAAGGCCCAGCCCCCCGGGCCCACTACCAGCTCAGCCCCCAGTGCCTGCGAGGAAgcttcctccaccccagccaTGGATTCCACCCTAGAGGTCCCCGTGAACCTGGCCACACCTGCTGCCTCTGAGGGAGGAGGCCCCAGCAGCGCTCCCCAAGAAGAGGCCCCGGGCGCGGGCCCCACATGA
- the CABP4 gene encoding calcium-binding protein 4 — protein MAEEQGRGRHGPDPAPGPQKPPVGVLASSSGAEGPPLMRKRSSKKEKGLRGSRKGPSSSGEQTPMQGPEALGSSKDPSRTREGQEGPVPSAPGPAPRRQSHRHRPGPQHDAAQKTYGPLLNRIFGKDRELGPEELDELQAAFEEFDTDHDGYIGYRSLGECMRTLGYMPTEMELIEVSQHVKMRMGGRVDFEEFVEMMGPKLREETAHMLGLRELRIAFLEFDRDRDGRITVAELREAAPALLGEPLVGPELDEMLQEVDLNGDGTVDFDEFVMMLSRH, from the exons ATGGCCGAAGAGCAGGGGAGGGGGCGCCATGGCCCAGACCCGGCCCCCGGACCACAGAAGCCCCCCGTGGGGGTCCTGGCTTCCAGTAGCGGCGCTGAGGGTCCCCCCTTGATGAGGAAGAGAAGCAGCAAGAAAGAGAAGGGGCTCCGAGGGTCCCGGAAGGGCCCCAGCAGCTCTGGGGAGCAGACCCCCATGCAGGGCCCTGAGGCCCTGGGGAGCAGCAAGGACCCCTCCAGGACCAGAGAAGGGCAGGAGGGGCCCGTCCCTTCGGCCCCTGGGCCGGCCCCTCGTCGCCAGTCCCACCGGCACCGTCCTGGCCCCCAGCACGATGCTGCTCAGAAGACATACGGGCCCCTGCTCAACCGCATCTTCGGGAAG GACCGAGAGTTGGGCCCCGAGGAGCTGGATG AGCTTCAGGCCGCCTTCGAGGAGTTTGACACGGACCACGACGGTTATATCGGCTACCGGAGCCTGGGCGAGTGCATGCGGACGCTGGGCTATATGCCCACTGAGATGGAGCTCATCGAGGTCTCCCAGCATGTCAAGATGCGGA TGGGTGGCCGCGTGGACTTTGAGGAATTCGTGGAGATGATGGGCCCGAAGCTGAGGGAGGAGACGGCGCACATGCTGGGGCTGCGAGAGCTGCGAATTGCCTTCCTCGAG TTTGACAGGGACAGGGATGGGCGGATCACGGTGGCAGAGCTGCGGGAGGCAGCACCGGCTCTCCTGGGGGAGCCACTGGTGGGTCCTGAGTTGGATGAGATGCTCCAAGAAGTGGATCTCAATGGGGACGGCACCGTGGACTTTGACG AGTTCGTGATGATGCTGTCCCGCCACTAA